CCGAGGGTCAGGACGGCCTGCCCAACGGCAACGTCCCGTTCATCGATCCCGACGGCGACGGCTTCAGCAGCGCGTTCTCCATCATCGTGGGCGGTAAGAACTTCGGCTGCGGCAGCTCACGCGAACACGCCCCGCTCGCCCTCGCCGAGGCGGGCATCAAGGCGGTCGTGGCGGAGTTCTACGCCCGCATCTTCTACCGCAACTCCATCAACGGCGGGTACTTGCTGCCGCTGGAGGCGGTCGATCGCCTCGTCGAGCAGGTCCACACGGGCGACGAGGTCGAGATCGACATCGAGGCCGGGACGTTCAAAAACCTCTCCCGGCCGGGAGAAACCGGGGTGAAACCGCTAGGCGACGTCCTGCCGATCGTTGAGGCAGGTGGCGTCTTCGCCTACGCCCGCGAGCATGGCATGATGCCAGCGTGACGCTTGGCGTGATGCCCGCCAGACCGATACGCTCGCCGGCATGGACGACACGACCGGCAGCCGCATGACGATCGAGGCTTTCCTCGAGAAAACCAGTCAGAAAGACCGAGGCCAGGGCTTTTTCGAGCTCGAGAGCCCCCACATGCTCGAGGTCAACCTGGACGGCGCCTCCCACGGCATGGTCTGGACCAAGATGGGCGGCATGGTCGCCTACCGAGGCCAGGTCAAGTTCACCCGCCAGG
Above is a window of Planctomycetota bacterium DNA encoding:
- a CDS encoding 3-isopropylmalate dehydratase, with the protein product METIIRGRAYVLGDNIDTDQIIPAEFLSYNPSDPEERRFFGKYANAGVPEGQDGLPNGNVPFIDPDGDGFSSAFSIIVGGKNFGCGSSREHAPLALAEAGIKAVVAEFYARIFYRNSINGGYLLPLEAVDRLVEQVHTGDEVEIDIEAGTFKNLSRPGETGVKPLGDVLPIVEAGGVFAYAREHGMMPA